A genomic segment from Gemmatimonadaceae bacterium encodes:
- a CDS encoding acyltransferase has protein sequence MTLLPLRKLSERPTASATMDWLSQMDAALADRPADWALLCRQTLCDIAYPQYSTDWETSVEDTALPLLTRLALSALDPRNVTLEPEYYAECDDEKFQRVKPLLWLWYSFDRTPLGGQNVDLGVRLRRLLAQQIFKRCGANFKAFQNVEFSFGYNMDVGDDVVVHRHVLLDDRGGLAIGNRVSISDYANIYSHTHSIVDQRDVTDAVTTLSDGVRITYHATVLAGVHVGEEGMVGACAVATKDVRPYHVYVGIPAKSVRVKPNAPTGTGNLTTVKVR, from the coding sequence ATGACCCTTCTGCCGCTTCGCAAGCTATCTGAACGCCCGACCGCATCTGCAACGATGGACTGGCTGTCGCAGATGGATGCCGCACTAGCCGACAGGCCGGCTGACTGGGCGCTGTTATGCAGACAGACGCTGTGTGACATAGCGTATCCGCAGTACTCTACGGACTGGGAGACGTCGGTGGAGGATACTGCGCTGCCGCTTTTAACGCGACTTGCGCTTAGTGCGCTCGATCCGCGGAATGTCACGCTCGAGCCGGAGTACTACGCCGAATGCGACGATGAGAAGTTTCAGCGCGTCAAACCCCTTCTCTGGCTCTGGTATTCGTTCGATCGCACGCCACTCGGCGGCCAGAACGTGGATCTCGGAGTCAGGCTGAGGAGATTGCTGGCTCAGCAGATCTTCAAGAGGTGCGGTGCAAACTTCAAGGCGTTCCAGAACGTGGAGTTCTCGTTTGGCTACAACATGGATGTCGGTGACGACGTCGTGGTGCACCGCCATGTGCTGCTCGACGATCGCGGCGGTCTTGCCATCGGCAACCGGGTGTCGATCAGCGATTACGCAAACATCTACAGCCACACGCACAGCATTGTCGATCAAAGAGATGTGACTGACGCGGTTACGACACTGAGCGACGGCGTTCGCATCACTTACCATGCGACGGTCCTGGCGGGAGTGCATGTGGGGGAGGAAGGAATGGTGGGCGCGTGTGCGGTCGCGACAAAGGATGTGCGGCCCTACCACGTCTACGTCGGCATTCCGGCCAAGAGTGTAAGAGTCAAGCCGAACGCACCGACTGGTACAGGCAATCTGACGACCGTGAAGGTGCGCTAG
- a CDS encoding ATPase, T2SS/T4P/T4SS family, translating to MNAASEPRDKWLLPILAGILPAGALAAITGSVGDSYWEAAVRSNLITDQGLLTEIARRSHAVIAPRLAVSDNARAALPERLARRFHVLPLAVSASTLDIATSNPYDMDCEQMLAFVSGRSVRMSLAPPLLIAERIEQVYSAQPVSKPGTANRQTPPDSPARSGESPPSAGIADTIVGLVDSIVADGINQRASDIHLEPEENGIAVRHRVDGLLRHVAVLSKPVGVPLVSRIKIMAKMDIADRLRPQGGHASISLGGSRIDLRVSTLPASHGEKVVIRILDPRHALRSLESLGLDAFDAPRMKKLLEVREGLILVTGPTGSGKTTTLYAALSQIQHRGLNVITVEDPVEYRIPGIVQVQINDKAGLTFASALRSILRQDPDVVLIGEIRDRETAAIAIQASLTGHLVFATLHTNDACSSITRLTDLGVDSAKLSAALKGVIAQRLIRKLCSNCCVVANSGAPVQLRPSLSRNIMVFAPAGCVLCGMSGYRGRIAVTEIIQIDSDLERAIADRSTADVLTQVARRGGSRSLWESGVAHLVRGETDGDELLRVLEQQIRSPAVAANAERGSAQTLVPDDKLPDVEADTRTAPRKSLDSFQDATTREQGDDLEVPAMTGITAGVVDVYVIRPLPEGWKILVVQRAVDTRCPNAWETIHGRIERSERPEDAAVREVMEETGLTIVRLYNVTVQPFYLHMFQTVQLAVVFAAFVDEPATVALGEEHQTHEWLSAADAASRFVWPREVEALTHIRKLLASGDAGPVEDVLRVF from the coding sequence TTGAACGCTGCTAGCGAACCACGTGACAAGTGGTTGCTGCCAATCCTCGCCGGGATCCTGCCAGCGGGTGCTCTTGCCGCTATCACTGGCTCCGTCGGAGACAGTTACTGGGAAGCGGCCGTACGTTCCAATCTCATCACCGATCAGGGCCTGCTGACAGAGATCGCGAGACGTTCACACGCAGTGATCGCGCCGCGACTGGCGGTGTCCGACAACGCACGCGCGGCGCTGCCCGAACGGCTCGCGAGACGCTTCCACGTTCTGCCACTTGCCGTCTCGGCATCCACACTCGATATCGCGACTTCGAATCCATATGACATGGACTGCGAGCAGATGCTTGCCTTCGTGTCCGGCCGCTCGGTGCGGATGTCACTGGCGCCGCCATTGTTGATTGCTGAGCGTATCGAACAGGTATACAGCGCCCAGCCTGTGTCAAAGCCGGGAACAGCGAATAGACAAACGCCGCCTGACTCCCCCGCTCGGTCAGGTGAATCGCCGCCTTCAGCGGGTATCGCCGATACAATCGTCGGTCTCGTCGATAGTATCGTCGCCGATGGCATCAATCAGAGAGCCAGCGACATCCACCTCGAGCCGGAAGAGAATGGCATCGCCGTCCGCCATCGCGTGGACGGGCTCCTCCGCCACGTCGCGGTACTGTCGAAACCCGTTGGCGTGCCGCTCGTGTCACGCATCAAGATCATGGCGAAGATGGATATCGCCGATCGACTGAGGCCTCAGGGAGGTCATGCATCGATTTCTCTCGGCGGGAGCAGAATCGATCTCAGAGTGTCGACGCTGCCCGCCTCGCACGGCGAAAAGGTGGTCATCCGCATACTCGACCCCCGCCACGCCCTTCGATCCCTCGAATCCCTCGGCCTCGATGCTTTCGATGCGCCACGCATGAAAAAGCTTCTTGAAGTGCGCGAGGGGCTCATCCTCGTCACCGGCCCAACTGGGTCGGGCAAAACGACAACACTGTATGCCGCGCTAAGTCAGATTCAGCATCGCGGTCTGAACGTCATCACGGTCGAAGATCCGGTTGAATACCGCATTCCCGGAATCGTGCAGGTACAGATCAACGACAAGGCGGGCCTCACTTTCGCCTCGGCGCTGAGGTCAATTCTCAGACAGGACCCCGATGTCGTTCTCATCGGCGAGATTCGAGACCGCGAGACGGCGGCAATCGCAATCCAGGCTTCGCTGACAGGCCATCTTGTGTTCGCCACCCTTCATACCAACGATGCCTGCAGCTCCATCACGAGACTGACGGATCTCGGCGTAGATAGCGCCAAATTATCGGCCGCACTCAAAGGCGTTATCGCGCAGCGGCTGATAAGGAAACTGTGCAGCAATTGCTGCGTCGTGGCTAATAGCGGGGCGCCGGTGCAGCTGCGACCATCCCTCTCACGGAACATCATGGTCTTCGCCCCGGCGGGATGCGTTCTCTGCGGAATGAGCGGCTATCGCGGCCGGATAGCCGTTACGGAAATTATTCAGATCGACTCCGACCTGGAGCGAGCCATCGCCGACCGGTCGACGGCGGACGTCCTGACTCAGGTGGCGCGTCGCGGTGGTTCGAGATCGCTTTGGGAATCGGGAGTCGCACATCTCGTTCGCGGCGAAACCGATGGCGATGAGCTGCTGAGGGTGCTCGAGCAGCAGATTCGATCGCCTGCCGTCGCAGCGAATGCCGAACGCGGCAGCGCACAAACGCTGGTGCCCGATGACAAACTCCCGGACGTGGAAGCTGATACTCGCACGGCGCCACGTAAGTCGCTTGATTCGTTTCAGGATGCAACCACCCGGGAGCAGGGAGATGACCTCGAGGTGCCGGCAATGACCGGCATAACCGCCGGGGTAGTGGATGTATATGTCATCCGGCCGCTGCCGGAAGGCTGGAAGATTCTGGTGGTCCAGCGCGCGGTTGACACTCGCTGCCCGAATGCATGGGAAACCATACATGGGCGGATCGAGCGGAGTGAGCGCCCGGAGGATGCTGCAGTACGCGAGGTGATGGAGGAGACAGGGCTCACCATCGTCCGGTTGTACAACGTGACAGTGCAACCGTTTTATCTGCACATGTTCCAGACCGTCCAGCTCGCCGTCGTGTTCGCCGCATTCGTTGACGAGCCAGCGACGGTCGCGCTTGGAGAGGAACACCAGACGCACGAATGGCTGTCCGCCGCCGACGCGGCGTCGAGGTTCGTCTGGCCGCGTGAGGTCGAAGCGCTCACGCACATCCGGAAGCTTCTTGCATCGGGCGATGCCGGCCCAGTCGAGGACGTTCTGCGCGTGTTTTGA
- a CDS encoding carboxypeptidase-like regulatory domain-containing protein → MTCNMVGKKAGSALFQASSIAIALSALSVPLAAQRPVTAAGVVVGFAIDSVRGRALSQAIIQVAGTSHSAIADASGRFRMADLPPGSYELEAFHPFLDTLGIRLRTRTFQSSASDSIFVVISTPSASSLVERKCTPAERKLGSSMAIGMVFDAETGQPSTGAVVSIEWTDYQVDRKSIARTPQKRTTTVLSDGSYELCGIPSDLETGIAASRGSDTTAALRANFSSGIAIVPFRLSPPGGVTEGAGGRNSGSPVSRRVKRGIGVVRGRILDAANAPIAGARVSSEDDGAVTLSGADGSFGLGGLRPGTRGVVVRRLGFEPVRVPVEVESGAGRLVEVKLTKFIPVLETVRVSALREHGLQQVGFASRKTLGAGRYLSPDEIARRNPPRLTDLLRIIPSFRIGTTSSGQPYVTGRLGDCVRYYVDGHLWADAGGTPDDFVSGAELGALEVYGAQSSPPEFTAFGRNGKPCASVVIWTKWKLRI, encoded by the coding sequence GTGACTTGCAACATGGTCGGGAAAAAAGCGGGATCCGCTCTGTTTCAAGCGAGTAGCATCGCAATCGCGCTGTCTGCCCTCTCGGTGCCTCTGGCCGCACAACGGCCCGTTACGGCCGCTGGTGTCGTGGTTGGGTTCGCGATCGACAGCGTTCGGGGAAGAGCGCTGAGTCAGGCAATAATTCAGGTGGCCGGCACCTCGCACAGTGCAATTGCCGACGCTTCGGGAAGATTTCGCATGGCCGACTTACCTCCAGGGTCGTACGAGCTCGAAGCCTTTCATCCCTTCCTTGACACCCTGGGGATAAGGCTGCGAACGCGCACGTTCCAGTCGAGCGCGAGTGATTCAATCTTCGTCGTCATCAGCACGCCCTCGGCCAGTAGCCTGGTAGAGCGGAAATGCACTCCTGCCGAGAGAAAGCTGGGATCCTCCATGGCGATCGGGATGGTTTTCGACGCCGAGACCGGACAACCATCGACGGGGGCGGTGGTTTCGATTGAGTGGACGGATTATCAAGTGGACCGAAAGTCGATTGCTCGTACTCCGCAGAAGCGGACGACGACGGTTCTGTCCGATGGTTCGTACGAGCTCTGCGGAATTCCATCCGATCTGGAGACCGGGATAGCTGCATCGAGGGGAAGCGATACAACAGCGGCCCTCAGGGCAAACTTCAGCTCGGGGATCGCGATTGTACCCTTTCGTCTTTCGCCTCCTGGTGGAGTCACGGAGGGGGCAGGCGGGCGGAACAGCGGCTCACCCGTGAGCCGCCGCGTCAAGCGGGGTATTGGAGTGGTGCGGGGCCGCATTCTCGACGCCGCGAACGCGCCGATCGCGGGCGCACGCGTGTCATCCGAAGACGATGGGGCCGTGACACTTTCAGGTGCCGACGGCTCTTTCGGGTTGGGTGGCTTACGGCCCGGCACACGCGGTGTGGTCGTGCGCCGCCTTGGTTTCGAGCCCGTGAGGGTACCGGTCGAAGTTGAATCGGGTGCCGGGCGGCTCGTCGAAGTGAAGCTTACAAAATTTATTCCCGTGCTCGAGACCGTCCGGGTTTCGGCGCTTCGCGAGCACGGCCTCCAGCAAGTCGGCTTCGCAAGTCGGAAGACGTTGGGGGCGGGCCGCTATTTGTCGCCGGACGAAATCGCCCGGAGAAATCCTCCCAGGCTGACCGATCTTCTCCGTATAATTCCTTCCTTCCGAATTGGAACCACCTCGAGCGGACAACCGTACGTGACTGGCAGGTTGGGGGACTGTGTCAGGTACTACGTCGATGGCCATCTGTGGGCTGACGCTGGCGGCACCCCCGATGACTTCGTCTCCGGAGCGGAGCTCGGCGCCCTCGAGGTCTATGGTGCGCAGTCATCTCCGCCAGAATTCACGGCATTCGGGAGGAACGGGAAACCCTGCGCCAGTGTTGTTATCTGGACTAAGTGGAAACTCAGAATCTGA